From a single Spongiibacter taiwanensis genomic region:
- a CDS encoding efflux RND transporter periplasmic adaptor subunit: protein MPARMRSLLCLLSPLLLVSACNDTDATQAAPRPPAAVAIQTLAPQEIQQRIQALGTLLARESIDVTASVSEKITSLKFSDGDTVSEGQLLATLAQQEEQALLAAAKADLAEQERELKRLEGLIQRKVAAQTEYDQRQTAKLQALARIKEVEAMIAERNITAPFAGQVGLRQVSPGALVTPGEVITTLDDTSVMRMDFQIPALYLTSIAKGQTVEAYSEALQRRFSGTITAIDSRIDRVARNINVRAELANPDGQLKPGMLMRLALITQQRQALMVKEEALQSVQDQHFVWVVDDSNTARKQQIELGLRQPGLVEVRAGLNAGTKVIYQGYDMLRDGASVAPQSDSAAPQD, encoded by the coding sequence ATGCCCGCCCGCATGCGCTCATTGCTGTGTCTGCTTTCGCCACTGCTGCTGGTCAGTGCCTGTAACGACACTGACGCTACCCAAGCCGCCCCACGGCCACCTGCAGCCGTAGCGATTCAAACACTCGCGCCTCAGGAAATCCAGCAGCGCATTCAGGCGCTGGGTACCTTGCTCGCCCGTGAATCTATCGACGTCACCGCCAGCGTCAGTGAAAAGATCACCTCACTGAAGTTTAGCGATGGCGACACCGTCAGCGAAGGCCAGCTCCTGGCCACCCTGGCGCAACAGGAAGAACAGGCACTGCTGGCCGCCGCCAAGGCCGATCTTGCGGAGCAAGAGCGAGAGTTGAAACGCCTGGAGGGACTCATTCAGCGCAAGGTGGCCGCCCAAACCGAGTACGACCAACGCCAGACTGCCAAGCTGCAAGCCCTGGCTCGAATCAAGGAGGTGGAGGCCATGATTGCCGAGCGCAACATCACGGCCCCCTTTGCCGGACAGGTGGGCCTGCGCCAGGTCAGCCCCGGCGCCCTGGTGACACCGGGTGAGGTCATTACCACCCTGGATGACACCAGCGTGATGCGAATGGATTTTCAGATTCCTGCCCTCTACCTCACCAGCATTGCCAAAGGGCAAACCGTGGAAGCCTACAGCGAAGCCTTACAGCGCCGCTTTAGCGGGACGATTACCGCAATCGACAGCCGCATTGACCGGGTCGCCCGCAACATCAATGTGCGAGCCGAACTGGCCAACCCCGACGGACAACTCAAGCCCGGCATGCTGATGCGCCTGGCGCTCATCACCCAACAACGTCAGGCCTTGATGGTGAAAGAAGAAGCCCTGCAGAGCGTGCAAGACCAGCACTTTGTTTGGGTGGTGGACGACAGCAACACCGCGCGCAAACAGCAAATTGAACTGGGCCTGCGCCAGCCCGGACTGGTTGAAGTCCGCGCCGGACTGAACGCCGGTACCAAGGTCATCTACCAGGGCTATGACATGCTGCGCGACGGTGCTTCCGTAGCACCCCAAAGCGACAGCGCTGCCCCGCAAGACTGA